One window from the genome of Dyella sp. A6 encodes:
- a CDS encoding glycoside hydrolase, which produces MRVRCLLALALAASVPALAAGPSVSVPLRPDIAHPTTRFEGWGTALAWFANVTGRWPLAQKQHLADLLYGPDGLGFTIARYNIGGGNPAGTAPFSQPGADVPGFWHLPSGDSAHAWNPDNPAMWNRSADPGQRWWLEAVRRRVATPIFEAFSNSPPWFMTVSGRTSGAAKATQNNLRPGMEDAFASYLARVVAQLQLREHIRFRTLSPFNEPDTDYWYLGNRQEGSHWSPALQANMIDATAAALKRQGLATVVSAPDETNSHLFLKDWAAYPPATRRRVGQINVHSYGTVHQTGVRDAARAAGIRLWMSENDTPLRGDPENFQGMASPLAFAEHVVLDLKRLQPAAWVFWQAVENISARHGRGGSNWGLIKTDLLAPADTVHVLHITRKYWAMAQFSRYIRPGYRLIPVQDMDTAGALSPDGRTLVLVHVNGGITPRRLGIPSGWHGIAILTDAHHALACGNRMYAPPRSIVTLVLRRGSHAPHCGTHP; this is translated from the coding sequence GTGAGGGTGCGATGTCTGCTTGCGCTGGCCTTGGCGGCCAGTGTCCCGGCACTGGCTGCCGGACCTTCGGTCAGCGTGCCACTGCGCCCTGACATCGCCCACCCCACCACGCGCTTCGAAGGCTGGGGTACGGCACTGGCATGGTTCGCCAACGTCACCGGCCGCTGGCCGCTGGCGCAGAAGCAGCACCTGGCCGATCTGCTGTACGGACCCGACGGCCTGGGCTTCACCATCGCGCGCTACAACATCGGCGGCGGCAATCCGGCCGGCACAGCACCATTCTCGCAACCCGGTGCCGACGTGCCGGGCTTCTGGCACCTGCCAAGCGGCGACAGCGCGCACGCATGGAATCCCGACAATCCGGCCATGTGGAACCGGTCGGCCGACCCCGGACAGCGCTGGTGGCTCGAGGCCGTGCGCAGGCGGGTGGCGACACCGATCTTCGAAGCCTTCTCCAACTCGCCACCGTGGTTCATGACGGTGAGCGGCCGCACTTCGGGGGCGGCCAAAGCGACGCAGAACAACCTCCGCCCCGGCATGGAAGACGCCTTCGCGAGCTACCTGGCACGGGTGGTGGCGCAGCTGCAGCTACGCGAACACATCCGCTTCCGCACGCTGTCGCCGTTCAACGAACCAGACACCGACTACTGGTACCTTGGAAACCGCCAGGAAGGTTCGCACTGGAGCCCGGCGCTGCAGGCGAACATGATCGACGCCACCGCCGCCGCGCTGAAACGGCAGGGCCTGGCAACGGTGGTGTCGGCGCCGGACGAGACCAACTCGCACCTGTTTCTGAAGGACTGGGCCGCCTACCCGCCGGCCACGCGCAGGCGCGTCGGCCAGATCAACGTGCACAGCTACGGTACCGTCCACCAGACCGGCGTACGCGACGCGGCCCGCGCTGCCGGCATCCGCCTGTGGATGAGCGAGAACGACACCCCGCTGCGCGGCGATCCGGAGAACTTCCAGGGCATGGCCTCGCCGCTGGCCTTCGCCGAGCATGTGGTGCTGGACCTCAAGCGCCTGCAGCCGGCGGCGTGGGTGTTCTGGCAGGCGGTTGAGAACATCAGCGCGCGACACGGCCGGGGTGGCTCCAACTGGGGGCTGATCAAGACCGACCTGCTTGCCCCCGCCGATACGGTCCATGTGCTGCACATCACCCGCAAGTACTGGGCCATGGCCCAGTTCAGCCGCTACATCCGGCCCGGCTACCGACTGATCCCGGTGCAGGACATGGATACGGCCGGTGCCCTCTCGCCCGACGGCCGAACCCTGGTCCTGGTCCACGTCAACGGCGGCATCACACCGCGCCGGCTCGGGATCCCGTCGGGCTGGCACGGCATTGCCATCCTCACCGACGCCCACCACGCCCTGGCCTGCGGCAACCGGATGTACGCACCGCCGCGCTCGATCGTGACGCTGGTACTCCGTCGCGGGTCGCACGCGCCGCACTGCGGGACGCATCCGTGA
- a CDS encoding glycoside hydrolase family 27 protein, protein MGWNSWNSFGATITEAQTRETAAIMARELLPAGYDVLTVDIQWYEPDATGYAYAAHPIPTLDRYGRLLPAPNRFPSSAGGHGFAPLARHVHALGLRFGVHLMRGIPRLAVERDCPVLGTKFTAREIADTSSTCAWNPDMYGVDMSRPGAQAYYDSVFALLASWGVDFVKLDDLSRPYDAHAPEIEAIASAIERSGRPMVLSMSPGPTPLVRATHARKHAQMWRISDDFWDHWPMLKAQFTRLENWSPYCGDGGWPDADMLPLGRLKLGTRNTRFTPDEQRTLMSLWSIARSPLIMGGDLRHLDIPTLALLTNPEVIAVNQASSDNRPYFVADGTSVWAARSPGGEVYVGLFNTSDQTRDVAIELALLNITGSVAVRDLWQRRPDGTAKGSLSRTLPPHGAGLYRLERA, encoded by the coding sequence ATGGGATGGAACAGCTGGAACAGCTTCGGCGCCACCATCACCGAGGCACAGACGCGGGAGACCGCCGCCATCATGGCGCGTGAGCTGTTGCCGGCCGGCTACGACGTCCTCACGGTCGACATCCAGTGGTACGAACCCGACGCCACCGGCTACGCCTATGCAGCCCATCCGATACCGACACTGGACCGCTACGGCCGCCTGCTGCCCGCGCCCAACCGGTTTCCCTCCAGTGCCGGCGGGCACGGCTTTGCGCCGCTGGCACGCCATGTCCATGCGCTGGGTCTGCGTTTCGGCGTACACCTGATGCGTGGCATTCCGCGGCTGGCGGTCGAACGCGACTGCCCGGTGCTGGGCACAAAATTCACCGCGCGCGAGATTGCCGACACCTCCAGCACCTGCGCGTGGAACCCCGACATGTATGGCGTCGACATGTCACGGCCCGGTGCGCAGGCTTACTACGACAGCGTGTTTGCCCTGCTCGCCTCGTGGGGCGTGGATTTCGTCAAGCTCGACGACCTCAGCCGGCCCTACGACGCCCATGCACCCGAAATCGAGGCCATCGCCTCCGCCATCGAGCGCAGTGGCCGGCCGATGGTGCTGAGCATGTCGCCGGGACCGACACCGCTGGTACGCGCCACGCACGCGCGCAAGCACGCACAGATGTGGCGCATCTCCGACGACTTCTGGGACCACTGGCCGATGCTCAAGGCACAGTTCACCCGGCTGGAGAACTGGAGCCCCTACTGCGGAGACGGTGGCTGGCCGGACGCCGACATGCTGCCGCTGGGTCGGCTCAAGCTCGGCACGCGCAACACCCGCTTCACCCCGGACGAGCAACGCACACTGATGTCGCTGTGGTCGATTGCCCGCTCGCCGCTGATCATGGGCGGCGACCTGCGCCATCTGGATATACCGACCCTGGCCCTGTTGACCAACCCCGAGGTGATCGCCGTCAACCAGGCCTCCAGCGACAACCGGCCCTACTTCGTCGCCGACGGCACCAGCGTCTGGGCCGCACGCTCGCCCGGGGGCGAGGTCTATGTCGGCCTGTTCAACACCAGCGACCAGACCCGCGACGTGGCCATCGAGCTGGCGCTGCTGAACATCACCGGCAGCGTGGCAGTGCGTGATCTCTGGCAGCGTCGACCCGACGGCACCGCGAAGGGCTCGCTCTCGCGTACGCTTCCGCCCCACGGCGCCGGCCTCTATCGGCTGGAGCGGGCGTGA
- a CDS encoding DUF5597 domain-containing protein, whose translation MSRYLTTVLAGLLMAITASATANTHDSQFVMSSNGRQLTVDGKPYLVLGIQLHNSSGFPAILHRLAPAIARSGANTVMVPIGWESIEPREGHFDFSVLDGLVKEARAQHVRLALLWFGTWKNATMSYVPAWVKRDTRRFPRVIDADGHPIDVLTPIAGASRDADAHAFAALMGHLKQIDGRQRTVIMVQVENEAGTLGADRDHSARANALFDGQVPADMPDAKPGTWTQDYGVRAPEAFMAYYTARYIGAVAAAGKKVYDLPLYVNVWPRQQPGLLRPGQSSPSGGAVSWLLPQWKALAPAIDVVGVDNYDTNVAPYTAIADAYRIKGNPLFVPETGHSMAHARHAIWTVMRPDAVGISMFGITDDFASGKSDWKSSPMAVNYHLLRRAASFLIPLRNAGKVRTAIEERGLANIPMHFDDVDLVARFGEVRDGYGGPRGQGNADVSGRVIAAQVAPHRFLLLGTSANVKFAPKLGTMGHVELLTVEQGHVEHGRWITDRLLNGDETAFGLIFPHDGTQLMVTEQVIQ comes from the coding sequence ATGAGCCGATACCTGACCACCGTCCTCGCCGGATTGCTGATGGCGATAACCGCCTCGGCGACGGCCAATACCCACGACAGCCAATTCGTGATGTCGTCCAACGGCAGGCAGCTCACCGTCGACGGCAAGCCGTATCTGGTGCTCGGCATCCAGTTGCACAACTCCAGCGGCTTCCCCGCCATCCTGCACCGGCTGGCCCCGGCCATCGCACGCAGCGGTGCGAACACGGTGATGGTGCCGATCGGGTGGGAGTCGATCGAGCCCCGCGAGGGCCATTTCGACTTCTCGGTGCTGGACGGTCTGGTGAAGGAGGCGCGTGCCCAGCATGTGCGCCTGGCCCTGCTGTGGTTCGGCACCTGGAAGAACGCCACGATGTCCTACGTACCGGCATGGGTGAAGCGGGACACCCGGCGCTTCCCGCGTGTGATCGACGCCGACGGCCACCCGATCGATGTGCTCACCCCGATCGCCGGCGCCAGCCGCGATGCCGACGCCCATGCGTTCGCGGCGCTGATGGGTCACCTCAAGCAGATCGACGGTCGCCAGCGGACGGTGATCATGGTGCAGGTCGAGAACGAGGCCGGCACGCTCGGTGCCGACCGTGACCACTCCGCACGCGCCAACGCGCTGTTCGACGGACAGGTACCTGCGGACATGCCGGACGCCAAGCCGGGAACCTGGACGCAGGACTACGGCGTGCGTGCGCCCGAAGCTTTCATGGCCTACTACACCGCGCGCTACATCGGCGCAGTGGCGGCAGCGGGCAAGAAGGTGTACGACCTGCCGCTGTACGTGAACGTGTGGCCACGCCAGCAACCAGGTCTGCTGCGTCCTGGCCAGAGCAGCCCCAGCGGCGGCGCGGTGTCGTGGCTGCTGCCGCAGTGGAAGGCGCTGGCACCGGCCATCGACGTGGTCGGCGTGGACAACTACGACACCAACGTCGCGCCCTATACCGCCATCGCCGACGCCTACCGCATCAAGGGCAACCCGCTGTTCGTGCCGGAGACCGGCCACAGCATGGCGCATGCACGCCACGCCATCTGGACGGTGATGCGACCGGATGCCGTGGGCATCTCGATGTTCGGCATCACCGACGATTTCGCCAGCGGCAAGAGCGACTGGAAGTCGTCGCCAATGGCGGTGAACTACCACCTGTTGCGTCGCGCCGCATCGTTTCTGATCCCGCTGCGCAATGCCGGCAAGGTGCGCACCGCGATCGAGGAACGCGGCCTCGCCAACATTCCCATGCACTTTGACGACGTCGACCTGGTGGCGCGCTTCGGCGAAGTACGCGATGGCTACGGCGGACCTCGCGGCCAGGGCAATGCCGACGTCTCCGGCCGCGTCATCGCCGCACAGGTGGCACCGCATCGCTTCCTGCTGCTGGGCACCTCGGCCAATGTGAAGTTCGCGCCCAAGCTGGGCACTATGGGCCACGTGGAACTGCTCACCGTCGAGCAGGGGCACGTCGAACACGGCCGGTGGATTACCGATCGCCTGCTCAATGGCGACGAGACCGCCTTCGGCCTGATCTTTCCTCACGACGGCACGCAGCTGATGGTGACCGAGCAGGTGATTCAGTGA
- a CDS encoding Gfo/Idh/MocA family oxidoreductase, giving the protein MSKPIRIAVVGMGKIAHDQHLPAIHADPGLELVATVSRRGESVGDLPHFNDITELAASGFEVDAVGLCTPPQVRWAIAQFAIEQGWHTFLEKPPGETLSEVIALQEAAKAQRVSLFASWHSRYAAGVEPAREWLSKRTIERVTITWREDVRVWHPGQTWIWEPGGFGVFDPGINALSIATRILPSPFFVQRCELDMPSNRDAPIAARVAFRDTSGAVIDMDLDFRQEGKQSWDIVVRTDSGILTLSEGGSVLHVDGTTDSPRGLDLAGEYPGLYRRFADIIREGISDVDLRPLRLVADAFLCARRIEVEPFVE; this is encoded by the coding sequence ATGTCCAAACCCATCCGCATCGCCGTCGTCGGCATGGGGAAGATCGCCCACGACCAGCACCTTCCCGCGATCCACGCCGACCCCGGACTCGAGTTGGTGGCCACCGTCAGCCGGCGCGGCGAAAGCGTCGGCGACCTGCCTCATTTCAACGACATCACCGAGCTGGCTGCAAGCGGCTTCGAGGTCGATGCGGTCGGGTTGTGCACGCCACCGCAGGTCCGCTGGGCCATCGCGCAATTCGCCATCGAACAGGGTTGGCATACGTTCCTGGAGAAGCCGCCCGGAGAAACGCTGAGCGAGGTCATCGCCCTGCAGGAGGCGGCCAAGGCTCAACGTGTCAGCCTGTTCGCCAGCTGGCACTCGCGCTACGCTGCTGGCGTCGAGCCGGCCCGCGAATGGCTCAGCAAACGCACCATCGAGCGCGTGACCATCACCTGGCGCGAAGACGTCCGCGTCTGGCATCCGGGACAGACCTGGATCTGGGAGCCCGGCGGCTTCGGCGTGTTCGATCCGGGCATCAACGCGCTTTCGATCGCCACCCGCATTCTTCCATCGCCCTTCTTTGTCCAGCGCTGCGAGCTCGACATGCCGTCCAACCGCGATGCGCCGATCGCCGCACGCGTGGCCTTCCGCGACACCTCGGGCGCCGTCATCGACATGGACCTGGATTTCCGCCAGGAGGGCAAGCAGAGCTGGGACATCGTGGTACGGACCGACAGCGGCATCCTGACGTTGTCGGAGGGCGGCTCGGTGCTGCACGTCGACGGCACGACCGACAGCCCACGCGGCCTCGACCTAGCCGGCGAATATCCCGGACTCTATCGGCGCTTCGCCGACATCATCCGCGAGGGCATCTCGGACGTGGACCTGCGTCCGCTTCGACTGGTGGCCGACGCCTTCCTGTGCGCGCGCCGGATCGAGGTCGAACCATTTGTCGAATAG